A single region of the Hemiscyllium ocellatum isolate sHemOce1 chromosome 21, sHemOce1.pat.X.cur, whole genome shotgun sequence genome encodes:
- the ndufa8 gene encoding NADH dehydrogenase [ubiquinone] 1 alpha subcomplex subunit 8 has translation MRDAVTFCRRFGPGAPLRPAARPRCMREAGRAVGEMATIELPSLQELNVQEVNVSSAVLKAAAHHYGSECDKPNKEFMLCRWEEKDPRKCLQEGRKVNECALDFFRKIKTHCSEPFTEYWTCLDYSNLQEFRRCRKQQDAFDNCVLDKLGWVRPDLGELSKVTKVQTDRPIPENVYHSRPRPEPNPVVEGELQPAKHGSRLFFWNW, from the exons ATGCGTGATGCTGTGACCTTCTGCCGGCGGTTTGGGCCTGGGGCGCCGCTGCGTCCTGCTGCTCGTCCCCGTTGTATGCGCGAGGCAGGTCGGGCAGTGGGGGAAATGGCCACGATAGAGCTGCCGTCGCTGCAGGAGCTCAATGTGCAAGAAGTGAACGTGTCGTCGGCGGTGCTGAAGGCGGCTGCTCACCATTACGGCTCGGAGTGCGACAAGCCCAATAAGGAGTTCATGCTGTGCCGCTGGGAGGAGAAGGACCCGCGGAAATGTCTGCAGGAAGGTCGGAAGGTCAACGAGTGCGCGCTGGATTTCTTCAG GAAGATAAAAACTCACTGCAGTGAGCCCTTCACAGAGTACTGGACATGCCTTGATTATAGCAATCTGCAGGAGTTCCGTCGATGCCGCAAACAACAAGATGCTTTTGATAACTGTGTGCTAGACAAACTAGGTTGGGTTCGACCAGACCTAGGAGAACTCTCAAAG GTTACCAAGGTGCAGACAGACCGACCAATCCCTGAGAATGTCTATCATTCCAGGCCACGGCCAGAGCCTAACCCAGTCGTTGAGGGAGAGTTACAACCTGCTAAACATGGCAGCAGGCTTTTCTTCTGGAACTGGTGA